One part of the Triplophysa dalaica isolate WHDGS20190420 chromosome 25, ASM1584641v1, whole genome shotgun sequence genome encodes these proteins:
- the cica gene encoding protein capicua homolog, with amino-acid sequence MKPIKKQGRRSPPSTRAKGVKRRTADCSPQEEKRDTEEKTQTSPTSPKRQISSNSDSSQDGPVRGECPEKEGVQSNIILSIAGDCGKVEERPGSSKSGGTQSDSNSSTTSASNSPSSNRKTATFKARVPKKKYTSEHCAGNHGNGSTPSTPPQISSSSSHNGACASRGPDASVAHADPHGQSQPAEESFIGYSHDSVTVPRAACEGGERDGISASSPQRCSSTDTASEHSAELEVTASGPDPHSKSQKPQSHSTSTVLAKGLKNQRVLARQSPRLGEGWPPDRGRNMSGVFRAGVVRRVSEEQGSVEVQLNGEKTICKYPFRVATDFVDLILDAPPPGMAPVAIGTQVCVPFGGGDEGGEGARQWYREGVVTQVDQHPAVSFPYRVQLREDLSDDRKERREEDVRGINAQAIWVARQNLRLLVPPWDLEPPQPAEPGSGGRRGREREWEEREEMEVEQEVFCLTRTAFELQTFQHPVSVPFTSPLSSSSVVSTAITPVLSVAPNRDWEHNREKDYERDRDLQRHLERERERDRERERHKHHPLHPSTPEEDMEVSRLSQQSKALGLPSQHRPILSKQSYLSTHPHLSMVRGTPIAPHLPLAPHPNHPPVVLGLDSATGTAVISSTPQLPPLPPTSSRGSLDKTPNSNSHSASGGGGSGSGSSSSSSRSRTPLTAAQQRYKKGDVVCTPTGIRKKFNGKQWRRLCSREGCSKESQRRGYCSRHLSMRTKEMEAGGGVGRDRSGASSTGTITPDLRLGGRTSSEYDWDDNSRDSSEASSRGGDSRPRLVMTSLIPQDLARFDFDECEAASMLMSLSSSRSCTPSYSPVSNQSPFSPAPSPSPSPLFGFRPASFSPITAPSSLTPRRPRHFSGPKILGTPNAERERQHSGIVPTFQTNLTFTVPMSPSKRKLDAPPPPLPSADYPKSDPHDPALGLNAPGFRVLSPQSQLANPSSLSFPRQRSTTSRPSSSAASTPPPMLVSPTPPSPLPQDPSSRRIVPLRDSPVIVRNPDVPLAKFSDGPMSRRGSSRSREQSQPPHLAVGLQAPVPINGTATNGAVRLRSPPPTLVLVTSSQSLTPVAPGHQTYSNSTTLNVSTYDTGPVLAVSGSGGKEQERKPGGHSDAGGGALPQPVACHPSPTALLPLILPAESPHPAPRKDIIIGRPGTVWTNVEPRSVPVFPWHSLVPFLETSQSKMSTQPADSQTLHQSKEPRCGVALVTEGRSDQPAPERGSPSCPPPAEDPPMEREGGDSETESDADDLFFPGVAHDPSPSASAKRRTQSLSALPKEGDKKREKDHIRRPMNAFMIFSKRHRALVHQRHPNQDNRTVSKILGEWWYALGGKEKQKYHDLAFQVKEAHFRAHPDWKWCNKDRRKSLSEGRGTPGAKEARERSMSESTEGNSASQGPEPKGAGPSWTSPRGDGHAGQHQRPRAFSHSAVNALESREEERELEGAGLFQPRSQRRASEDVTSDEERMVICEEEGDDDVIEDSLTEGSIDLKCKERVTDSDDDNDHPDEADCKRTFHSVHSSLPFSPGGEGQENTKKKRRGMGGAEQENGELKEGRGGGGGQVPPHPISASVASQNATMPHGAGTYNAGGVRMAPTIVTNVVRPITSTPIPIASKLADGGMPVGTLPLDWKSKLLIGSGDAAGGGYLPSSSPKPNSQGSLVTGVVLGGTFSNQPTVRLITPPHPAPCNGTASNSSIPLPIIHPQFLPATSITSASVGKPVTQVQYILPTLPSSANPNSPSSLQIQQPSSVLALPSAPHNHATLSNGVHSGGGQGIRYASVPAMGGVSTCGGVQAQSPVLQSKMLVPMATVAAGSTPPQPISLVGPPLPVQNGAQPGSKMIQIAPMPVVQTNMHPGGSVQTGTSFPVSMATATVVASGPTPPQTVLLTQPPTRITYVQSSPGVATPLPLGSTPAVSSTQQALSPAGRPFLQSPVATLGFTAIAPAGQTLVQPIQSQPPLLAAQASTATRQVVAAVYPNGSLAGGVVSITAVPHSTASSTSTPVTSPSSQIKTSSNLTAQQHPQADRQSQVNMQMEGEREVESKKKDALREPIMSNDGRQTPSSGVEEAVQPTGTSHTNAGQHYEFKDDGKKGSKSEREYERSVEGAASQTERAERARAMDGVTETPSETNNKEAGRRDACALDPPPPPVQTDAPSTKKTKFRPPPLKNTTDSAGRVSFGPSFEERLAELPEFKPEDVLPSPNLQSLATSPRAILDSYRRKRRNSTDLDSADDPSSPRRKSRRLSSCSSEPNTPKSAAKCEGEIFTFDRTVGETEHILEELERVPPSSLRRMLDQRRALVMQLFQEHGIFPSAQATAAFQTRYSDTFPNKLCLQLKIREVRQKIMQNASSSEVIGVASGSDSASTPGPSNPVPRENSEPEERGRTSEAPKKDAGDLP; translated from the exons ATGAAGCCTATTAAAAAACAAGGAAGACGGTCACCCCCCTCCACTCGCGCCAAGGGAGTTAAGAGAAGGACAGCAGATTGTAGCCCACAAGAAGAGAAGCGAGACACTGAAGAAAAAACCCAAACTTCACCTACCTCTCCCAAGAGGCAAATCTCCTCAAATTCAGACTCGTCGCAGGATGGGCCAGTGAGAGGCGAGTGTCCAGAAAAGGAGGGAGTCCAAAGCAACATCATTCTCAGTATAGCAGGGGATTGTGGGAAGGTAGAGGAGCGTCCTGGGAGCTCCAAATCTGGTGGAACCCAGAGCGACAGCAACAGTAGCACTACCAGTGCCAGCAATAGCCCTTCATCTAATCGCAAGACGGCCACTTTTAAGGCCCGTGTGCCCAAGAAGAAGTACACctctgagcactgtgctggaaACCATGGCAACGGCAGCACTCCCagcacacccccacaaatcagCAGCAGCAGCTCTCACAATGGTGCTTGTGCTAGCCGGGGCCCAGATGCCTCTGTTGCACACGCAGACCCACACGGCCAAAGCCAGCCAGCTGAGGAGAGCTTCATTGGGTACTCGCACGACAGTGTAACTGTTCCTAGAGCTGCTTGTGAGGGAGGAGAGAGGGATGGGATTAGCGCATCCAGTCCGCAGCGTTGTTCCTCGACAGATACAGCAAGTGAGCATTCGGCTGAACTAGAAGTGACAGCATCAGGACCAGATCCTCACTCCAAATCCCAAAAGCCACAATCACATAGCACTTCAACAGTTCTTGCCAAGGGTCTCAAGAATCAGAGAGTTCTGGCACGACAAAGCCCCAGATTAGGGGAGGGCTGGCCTCCCGATAGGGGCCGTAATATGTCGGGAGTGTTTCGTGCCGGCGTTGTTCGAAGAGTCAGCGAGGAGCAAGGGAGTGTAGAGGTGCAGCTTAACGGAGAGAAGACCATATGCAAGTATCCTTTTCGAGTGGCTACAgattttgttgatttaattttGGATGCACCCCCTCCTGGAATGGCCCCAGTGGCTATAGGCACACAAGTCTGTGTTCCCTTTGGAGGAGGCGATGAGGGCGGCGAGGGAGCTCGACAGTGGTACAGAGAAGGTGTAGTCACTCAAGTTGATCAGCATCCTGCTGTGTCTTTTCCATACCGTGTCCAGCTACGGGAAGATCTATCCGATGATAGAAAGGAGAGGAGAGAGGAAGATGTAAGGGGGATCAACGCCCAGGCCATTTGGGTGGCAAGACAGAATCTCCGCCTGCTGGTTCCTCCATGGGACTTGGAGCCCCCCCAGCCAGCTGAACCGGGGAGTGGCGGCAGGAGGGGGAGGGAAAGAGAATGGGAGGAAAGAGAGGAGATGGAGGTTGAGCAGGAGGTCTTCTGCCTGACCAGAACCGCATTTGAACTTCAGACTTTTCAGCATCCTGTATCAGTACCTTTTACATCACCTCTTTCTTCATCCTCTGTTGTTAGCACTGCCATCACCCCTGTACTAAGTGTAGCTCCAAATAGAGACTGGGAACATAACCGAGAAAAGGATtatgagagagacagagacttGCAGAGGCACttagagagagaaagggaaagagatagagaaaggGAGAGGCACAAGCATCATCCTCTTCATCCCTCCACCCCGGAGGAAGACATGGAGGTCAGCCGTCTTAGCCAGCAAAGCAAAGCTCTAGGGCTTCCCTCTCAACATAGACCTATTCTTTCAAAACAAAGCTACCTCAGCACACACCCTCACCTTTCTATGGTTAGAGGCACCCCAATTGCACCTCACCTGCCCCTCGCCCCTCATCCAAATCATCCCCCTGTGGTTTTGGGCCTGGATTCAGCTACAGGGACAGCAGTTATCTCCTCCACACCCCAGCTGCCTCCCCTGCCTCCTACATCTTCAAGAGGCTCTCTGGACAAGACCCCCAACTCTAATTCACACAGTGCGTCAGGAGGGGGCGGGTCTGGGTCTGGGTCTTCCTCCTCTTCGTCACGTTCCCGCACGCCCCTCACGGCTGCTCAGCAGAGGTACAAGAAAGGAGATGTGGTGTGCACCCCTACAGGCATCCGTAAAAAGTTCAATGGCAAGCAGTGGCGCAGACTGTGTTCCCGCGAGGGCTGCTCGAAAGAGTCCCAGAGACGCGGCTACTGTTCCCGCCATCTCTCTATGCGCACCAAGGAGATGGAAGCTGGAGGTGGGGTGGGCCGAGACCGAAGCGGTGCTAGCAGCACCGGGACTATCACGCCTGACCTTCGCTTAGGTGGACGCACCAGCAGTGAGTACGACTGGGATGACAACTCACGAGACAGCAGTGAAGCTAGCAGCCGTGGTGGGGACTCTCGGCCACGTCTGGTTATGACCTCACTCATTCCACAAGATCTGGCCCGCTTTGACTTTGATGAGTGTGAGGCTGCTAGTATGCTGATGTCACTCAGTAGCTCACGCTCATGCACGCCTTCCTACTCGCCTGTCTCCAACCAGTCACCATTCTCCCCAGCACCGTCCCCCTCCCCCTCTCCGCTGTTTGGCTTCCGCCCAGCTAGTTTCAGCCCTATTACTGCACCTTCATCTCTGACCCCTCGTCGCCCTCGGCACTTTAGTGGCCCCAAGATTCTGGGCACCCCCAATGCAGAACGAGAGCGCCAACACTCTGGCATCGTGCCCACTTTTCAGACCAACCTGACGTTTACTGTACCTATGAGCCCCAGTAAGCGTAAGCTAGATGCCCCACCACCCCCACTGCCCAGTGCTGACTATCCAAAATCTGATCCCCATGACCCTGCACTTGGCCTCAATGCTCCAGGATTCAGAGTTCTGTCTCCCCAAAGCCAGCTTGCCAACCCTTCTTCTCTTTCATTCCCTCGACAGAGGAGCACCACAAGTCGGCCTTCATCTTCTGCTGCCTCAACACCTCCCCCCATGCTAGTTTCCCCAACACCGCCCTCACCTCTGCCACAGGACCCAAGCTCACGGCGCATCGTTCCACTTCGTGATTCCCCTGTCATTGTTCGGAATCCAGATGTACCTTTGGCAAAGTTCAGTGATGGTCCCATGAGCCGTAGAGGAAGCTCACGCTCAAGAGAGCAAAGCCAGCCTCCTCACCTGGCTGTTGGACTCCAGGCCCCCGTGCCCATCAACGGCACTGCCACCAACGGAGCCGTTCGGCTCCGGAGTCCTCCACCCACTTTAGTCTTGGTGACCTCCTCCCAGTCTTTGACACCTGTGGCACCCGGACATCAAACTTACTCAAACTCCACTACTTTGAATGTGTCCACCTATGATACTGGTCCTGTCTTAGCAGTATCTGGCTCGGGAGGGAAAGAGCAAGAAAGAAAGCCAGGTGGTCATTCAGATGCAGGTGGTGGCGCTTTGCCGCAGCCCGTTGCTTGCCATCCTTCACCTACAGCCCTGTTACCCCTCATCCTCCCAGCCGAGTCCCCTCATCCTGCTCCCCGCAAGGACATCATCATAGGACGACCTGGCACTG TCTGGACCAACGTTGAACCGCGCTCTGTACCAGTGTTCCCATGGCATTCATTGGTTCCTTTTTTGGAGACAAGCCAATCAAAAATGTCCACCCAGCCTGCGGACAGCCAAACACTTCATCAGAGCAAAG AACCACGGTGTGGAGTTGCCCTTGTGACCGAGGGACGTTCTGACCAACCAGCACCAGAGAGAGGTTCCCCATCGTGCCCTCCTCCTGCTGAAGATCCACCTATGGAGAGAGAAGGAGGCgacagtgagacagagagtgatGCAGATGATCT ATTTTTTCCAGGTGTGGCCCATGATCCGTCTCCATCCGCCAGTGCGAAGCGACGCACACAGTCTCTAAGTGCACTGCCCAAAGAAGGTGACAAGAAG AGGGAAAAGGACCACATCAGAAGGCCGATGAACGCCTTCATGATCTTTAGTAAGCGTCACCGTGCGCTGGTGCATCAACGACACCCTAACCAGGACAACCGCACCGTCAGTAAAATACTGGGCGAATGGTGGTACGCTCTGGGAGGCAAAGAGAAGCAGAAGTATCACGACCTTGCCTTCCAG GTAAAAGAGGCACACTTCCGGGCTCACCCCGATTGGAAATGGTGCAACAAAGACAGGAGGAAGTCTCTGTCTGAGGGCAGGGGAACTCCAGGGGCAAAAGAAGCTCGCGAGCGCAGCATGTCTGAAAGCACAG AGGGCAATTCTGCATCTCAGGGGCCAGAACCGAAAGGAGCCGGGCCCAGCTGGACATCACCCCGGGGTGACGGGCACGCAGGGCAGCATCAGCGACCTCGCGCCTTTTCTCACAGTGCCGTGAATGCTCTGGAGAgtagagaggaagagagagagctaGAAGGTGCTGGTCTGTTTCAGCCCCGCTCCCAGAGGAGGGCCAGTGAGGACGTTACCAGTGACGAAGAGCGTATGGTGATCTGTGAGGAAGAAGgggatgatgatgtcatag AGGATTCGCTTACCGAGGGCTCTATAGACCTGAAGTGtaaagagagagtgacagacaGCGATGACGACAACGATCATCCAGACGAAGCTGACTGCAAG CGCACTTTCCACTCGGTCCATTCCTCTTTGCCGTTTTCTCCTGGTGGAGAGGGGCAagagaacacaaagaagaaaagaagaggCATGGGGGGAGCGGAACAGGAGAATGGGGAGCTTAAGGAAggcagaggaggaggagggggaCAGGTTCCTCCTCACCCAATTTCAGCCTCAGTGGCTAGCCAAAATGCTACGATGCCTCACGGTGCGGGGACGTACAATGCTGGCGGTGTACGGATGGCCCCTACCATAGTGACCAATGTCGTTCGTCCCATCACAAGCACCCCTATCCCCATCGCCAGCAAACTAGCTGACGGAGGCATGCCTGTTGGGACCTTACCTCTAGATTGGAAATCCAAGCTACTGATTGGTTCTGGCGATGCAGCAGGGGGTGGGTACCTACCCTCTTCTTCTCCTAAACCTAATAGCCAAGGAAGCTTAGTCACCGGGGTAGTCCTAGGAGGCACCTTCTCTAACCAACCCACCGTTAGGCTTATCACCCCACCCCATCCTGCTCCATGCAATGGGACGGCGAGCAACAGCTCCATACCCCTTCCCATAATTCACCCACAGTTCCTTCCTGCCACCTCTATAACATCCGCTAGTGTCGGAAAACCTGTGACACAGGTGCAGTACATCCTTCCAACGTTGCCTTCATCAGCCAATCCTAACAGCCCCTCCTCGCTGCAGATCCAGCAGCCATCCAGTGTCCTTGCTTTGCCCAGTGCACCGCATAATCACGCGACCCTATCCAATGGGGTACACTCAGGGGGAGGCCAAGGAATAAGATATGCCTCAGTCCCAGCAATGGGAGGAGTCAGCACATGTGGAGGAG TTCAAGCACAGTCCCCAGTCCTGCAGAGCAAGATGCTGGTTCCCATGGCAACTGTCGCAGCAGGATCCACACCTCCGCAGCCAATTTCTCTGGTGGGTCCACCCCTTCCTGTTCAAAATGGGGCTCAACCAGGAAGTAAG ATGATTCAAATTGCACCAATGCCAGTGGTCCAAACAAATATGCATCCCGGAGGCTCAGTGCAAACTGGTACCTCCTTCCCTGTCTCTATGGCAACCGCGACTGTCGTGGCCTCTGGCCCCACCCCTCCGCAGACTGTACTTTTGACACAGCCACCCACGAG GATCACATACGTCCAGTCTTCTCCTGGAGTAGCCACACCTTTGCCATTGGGATCTACACCTGCAGTCTCCTCCACCCAGCAGGCTCTATCCCCCGCGGGTCGACCTTTCTTGCAGTCTCCGGTGGCAACTCTTGGCTTTACTGCAATTGCCCCTGCTGGCCAGACTTTGGTGCAACCTATCCAAA GTCAGCCACCCCTCCTGGCTGCACAAGCCTCGACAGCCACCCGTCAGGTTGTAGCTGCCGTTTACCCAAATGGCAGTCTCGCAGGAGGGGTTGTGTCCATAACAGCCGTGCCACACAGCACCGCAAGTTCCACATCCACCCCAGTGACATCCCCATCATCTCAAATCAAAACCTCCTCAAACCTGACCGCGCAACAGCACCCGCAGGCAGACAGGCAGTCTCAGGTAAACATGCAGATGGAGGGTGAGAGAGAAGTAGAGTCGAAGAAAAAAGATGCACTGAGAGAACCCATAATGTCTAATGATGGACGTCAGACACCATCTAGTGGTGTGGAGGAAGCAGTGCAGCCCACCGGTacatcacacacaaatgcaG GTCAACATTATGAATTTAAGGATGATGGAAAGAAAGGAAGCAAATCAGAGAGAGAGTACGAGAGAAGTGTTGAAGGGGCTGCGTCTCAAACAGAGAGAgctgagagagcgagagcgatgGATGGAGTGACCGAGACTCCATCCGAGACCAACAACAAGGAG GCAGGACGGAGGGATGCCTGTGCCCTGGACCCTCCACCACCTCCTGTACAGACTGACGCCCCTTCGACTAAAAAGACCAAGTTCCGCCCTCCTCCACTTAAGAACACCACCGATTCTGCTGGCAG gGTATCATTCGGCCCCTCTTTTGAAGAGCGTCTTGCCGAGTTGCCGGAGTTTAAACCAGAGGATGTCCTTCCCTCTCCCAATCTACAGAGTCTTGCAACTTCACCTAGAGCCATACTGGACAGCTACCggagaaagagaagaaactCCACAG aTCTAGACTCCGCCGATGACCCCAGTTCACCGAGGAGGAAGAGTCGCCGTCTGTCCAGCTGCAGCTCAGAGCCCAACACACCCAAGAGTGCTGCCAAGTGTGAAGGAGAAATCTTTACCTTTGACAGGACCG TTGGAGAGACAGAACATATTCTGGAGGAGTTGGAGCGTGTGCCACCCTCGTCTCTGCGTCGAATGCTGGACCAGCGGCGAGCGCTCGTAATGCAGCTGTTCCAGGAGCACGGCATCTTTCCCTCAG ctCAAGCCACAGCTGCCTTTCAAACTCGCTACTCGGACACTTTTCCCAACAAGCTGTGCCTGCAGCTGAAGATCCGCGAGGTACGGCAGAAGATTATGCAGAACGCCAGCAGTTCGGAAGTCATAGGCGTGGCCAGCGGCTCTGACTCCGCCTCCACCCCTGGACCATCCAATCCAGTGCCCAGGGAGAATTCCGAGCCGGAAGAAAGGGGGAGGACTTCGGAAGCGCCAAAGAAAGACGCGGGCGATCTGCCGTAA